In a single window of the Bacteroidota bacterium genome:
- a CDS encoding transglycosylase SLT domain-containing protein — protein MPYALPGLACSFLFVAALAALGCSSEPGAEPRLAPIPASAPADSATFAQAEALLDEGRPWRAARLLEPVTADALTPSQRLIVARAEGGRGRWGAVSDVLSDAAGLGSLDGGLGLYLLARARDAEEQAAEAADLYERFLTADSTARFANERAAAALRLGLVLLRAGQEAQGRAVLSEVEAAMGPAGRWVDVLAAEALAAAGQGAAADALARQYASGLLGLRARRAHVEAARAAGDLGRARSLARSGRAGAQSNGTRAEFEVLDGRLALEAGDAAAGRSALRRAVALDAAGEHGQAAAALLREGAMTPADRLASARVYAGLGLHAEAAADFRAWLSSGTGPEAQRRDVRLELADVLVKGQQYEEALTVLEPLGDLRAARDLRASALSRAGNTEEAAAVYRRLAGEQRGTDDGAAALYFAADAHQQGGDADAARPLYREVVADYPGTRWAGLATMRLAGVAFLDGDYDEAGALWDRYRAQSPTGEFALQSVYWAGRARAERGDEAAADRLFREVRRRARDSYYALLASERLGEPFWPLPMSAAPPRDEAAGRTVAGWMAPVDRLREAGFYDAASAEADRLAERGGRRAVRYALAEALIERGYAQRAIRIGLGLGGGTNERRLRILYPYPYRDILRAEAAARGFESDIAAALVRQESMFEARITSHVGARGLMQIMPATGAALARSAGIEDWNADDLYQPEVAAFLGTDYLAEGLRDYDGSLPAVFAAYNAGPHQVDQWKTFPEFEADAELFTERIPFSETRDYVKKLTRNRAVYRGLYPGSRAD, from the coding sequence GTGCCCTACGCCCTGCCCGGCCTCGCCTGCTCGTTCCTCTTCGTCGCTGCTCTCGCCGCGCTCGGGTGCAGCAGCGAGCCGGGTGCTGAACCGCGCCTCGCCCCGATACCCGCGTCGGCTCCGGCCGACTCAGCCACGTTTGCGCAGGCCGAAGCACTGCTGGACGAGGGGCGTCCGTGGCGTGCCGCGCGGCTGCTCGAACCGGTCACCGCCGACGCCCTCACGCCGTCGCAGCGGCTCATCGTCGCGCGTGCCGAGGGCGGACGGGGGCGCTGGGGCGCGGTGAGCGACGTGCTCAGCGACGCTGCAGGGCTCGGTTCGCTGGACGGTGGCCTGGGGCTATACCTGCTCGCACGCGCCCGCGACGCGGAGGAACAGGCCGCCGAGGCCGCCGATCTGTACGAGCGATTTCTCACAGCCGATTCCACGGCTCGCTTCGCCAACGAGCGCGCGGCGGCTGCGCTCCGGCTCGGTCTTGTCCTCTTGCGCGCGGGCCAAGAGGCACAGGGGCGGGCCGTGCTGAGCGAGGTGGAGGCGGCCATGGGACCGGCAGGGAGGTGGGTGGACGTGCTGGCGGCCGAAGCGCTCGCCGCCGCCGGACAGGGTGCCGCTGCCGACGCGCTCGCGCGTCAGTACGCGAGCGGGCTACTCGGTCTCCGTGCGCGGCGAGCCCACGTCGAGGCTGCCCGAGCCGCCGGAGACCTCGGCCGGGCGCGGTCGCTCGCCCGGTCGGGCCGTGCCGGGGCGCAGTCAAACGGTACGCGCGCCGAGTTCGAGGTGCTGGACGGCCGGCTCGCGCTTGAGGCTGGAGACGCCGCCGCCGGACGGTCTGCGCTCCGCCGAGCGGTTGCGCTCGACGCGGCGGGCGAGCACGGACAGGCCGCTGCCGCGCTGCTCCGCGAAGGGGCGATGACGCCTGCCGACCGCTTGGCCTCGGCACGCGTCTATGCCGGGCTCGGCCTCCACGCAGAAGCCGCCGCTGACTTTCGCGCGTGGCTCAGCAGCGGCACCGGACCGGAGGCGCAGCGCCGGGACGTGCGCCTCGAGCTTGCCGACGTGCTCGTGAAGGGGCAGCAGTACGAGGAGGCGCTCACCGTGCTCGAACCGCTCGGCGACCTCCGGGCCGCGCGCGACCTCCGCGCGAGCGCACTCAGCCGCGCGGGAAACACGGAGGAGGCCGCCGCGGTCTACCGCCGCCTCGCCGGTGAGCAGCGCGGGACGGACGACGGGGCCGCCGCACTCTATTTTGCCGCCGACGCCCATCAGCAGGGGGGCGATGCCGACGCCGCGCGCCCGCTTTACCGCGAGGTCGTCGCCGACTACCCCGGCACCCGCTGGGCTGGACTGGCGACGATGCGGCTCGCGGGCGTGGCCTTTCTCGACGGCGATTACGACGAGGCCGGCGCGCTCTGGGACCGCTACCGCGCGCAGTCGCCGACGGGCGAGTTCGCGCTGCAATCGGTCTACTGGGCGGGCCGCGCGCGGGCTGAGAGGGGCGACGAGGCCGCCGCCGACCGCCTCTTCCGCGAGGTCCGCCGCCGCGCCCGCGACTCGTACTACGCGCTCCTTGCGAGCGAGCGCCTCGGCGAACCGTTCTGGCCGCTCCCGATGTCCGCCGCGCCCCCGCGCGACGAAGCCGCCGGGCGCACCGTCGCCGGCTGGATGGCTCCCGTCGACCGCCTCCGGGAGGCTGGCTTCTACGACGCGGCCTCCGCCGAAGCCGACCGCCTCGCGGAGCGCGGAGGCCGCCGCGCCGTCCGCTACGCCCTCGCCGAGGCACTCATTGAGCGCGGCTATGCGCAGCGCGCGATCCGCATCGGGCTCGGGCTGGGCGGCGGGACGAACGAGCGCCGCCTCCGCATCCTCTATCCCTACCCCTACCGCGACATCCTCCGCGCCGAGGCCGCCGCTCGCGGGTTCGAGAGCGACATCGCTGCCGCGCTCGTGCGGCAGGAGAGCATGTTCGAGGCACGCATCACCTCGCACGTCGGCGCGCGCGGGCTGATGCAGATCATGCCCGCCACCGGGGCCGCCCTCGCCCGGTCCGCAGGCATCGAGGACTGGAACGCCGACGACCTCTACCAGCCCGAAGTCGCCGCCTTCCTCGGCACGGACTACCTCGCCGAAGGGCTGCGCGACTACGACGGGTCGCTCCCCGCCGTCTTTGCCGCCTACAACGCCGGGCCGCACCAGGTCGATCAGTGGAAGACGTTCCCCGAGTTCGAGGCCGACGCCGAACTGTTCACCGAGCGCATTCCATTTTCCGAGACGCGCGACTACGTGAAAAAGCTGACGCGCAACCGCGCGGTCTACCGAGGGCTGTACCCTGGCAGCCGCGCCGACTGA
- a CDS encoding choice-of-anchor D domain-containing protein, with protein MHLCALFSFLALLPSAAAQLVASPASVERTVEAGETATASLTLTNTGSDEASFFVRITEPPPPRPAGFVQPRTGTALRLAPPATREAVRSPIRLGAARGALPGGTAPDALRGVATDSIFYDNGDSVPDNFLGTGEQNTVLFVAQRFSPTGAFTLDGLRAYLTTSTFDYVDSGATDLSVSVEIYDAPDPDEPRAGMLLGSTETGFQAGFEGFAEIPLDGSLTFGAGEDFFVVLEVVGPPFPAGFDAEGSDDAAGRAFASVTGDPDSWVGIGDLTGHGAAPFLIRALSGTGTSGGFLTVTPASGTLAPAADTALALDLDAARLFAGTYQRNVEIVDVATGTFFTVPVTLTVTGEGIVALSQETVDIGEVFVGSAGGVTITVINGGTAPLTITGSRSTDPELEAFGLPVGTVLTPGSEVPFAVRFAPSAPGPFTGTLTVLADVGEASVAVTATAVAAPVASVRPDSLAATLLPGDAASLPVTIANAGDGVLSYGVLIENSDGFPGGDDSVLDSLFYDDGSALPDNLLGTGEVGAPFFLAQRFSTDRAFALNAVRVFASTIPFDHHGEDPPPDSTFDPLTLSVDIYEVADPNEPTAGVRLATATTVIDEISDDFVAVPLGAAVELAAGSDVFIVVGYAGVSFPAGIDSFGTGDFEGRAFLSITGETGDWGPFPDYTGVGTPSVPLIRALSLDTSGIVVSVDAPNGQVEPGTETEIAVTVDASTAEPGLFTRTLVVVTNDQQRPRFEVPLAIVVEGSGMMALAEGWNLVSWNVDLPDPALEAVLAAVWEDVEAVRMLGSEGWTSYDAADLSGAGLSLRPGEAIWVKMRTGHLLPMEGEPVPVNGLDLDAGLSAVAYLPGFVDLADHAFSSIAGASESVQSFHSTGVAYAPGVPAAFQTLGTVRPGMGYLAHTSAPVRLDYPLVAATHPFEGVPMGALVAAEREAGVTPSPAWMSVWGQGLAGLAAGTLVTAVDPDGVVSGAFTVQTDGAIGLMALYGDDPATEADEGARPGDTVALRTEAGELARVVWTEAGAVLDVSGQAVSNESEAGLPATFALRSTYPNPFAGRTSVAFDLAAAADVSLDVYDATGRRVATLVRGPMPAGAHEATWEARGAASGLYVVTLRAGDFLATRTMVLVR; from the coding sequence GTGCACCTCTGTGCGCTTTTCTCCTTCCTGGCCCTTCTCCCCAGCGCTGCGGCCCAGCTTGTCGCCAGTCCCGCCTCGGTCGAACGCACCGTCGAGGCGGGCGAGACGGCGACCGCCTCGCTCACGCTAACCAACACCGGCTCCGACGAGGCCAGCTTCTTCGTCCGCATCACCGAGCCACCGCCGCCGAGGCCTGCGGGTTTCGTCCAGCCCCGAACGGGGACGGCCCTGCGCCTCGCCCCACCCGCGACGCGTGAGGCCGTCCGTTCGCCGATCCGCCTGGGCGCGGCTCGTGGGGCGCTCCCGGGCGGCACCGCGCCGGACGCCCTCCGTGGGGTCGCGACGGACTCGATCTTCTACGACAACGGCGACAGCGTTCCCGACAACTTTCTCGGCACCGGCGAGCAGAATACGGTTCTCTTCGTCGCTCAGCGCTTCAGCCCGACGGGCGCGTTCACCCTCGACGGCCTCCGCGCGTACCTCACCACCAGCACGTTCGACTACGTCGATTCGGGCGCGACGGACCTCTCGGTGTCGGTCGAGATCTACGACGCGCCCGACCCGGACGAGCCGCGCGCGGGCATGCTGCTTGGGTCTACGGAGACCGGCTTCCAGGCCGGCTTCGAAGGGTTCGCTGAGATCCCGCTCGACGGCAGCCTGACCTTCGGCGCAGGCGAGGACTTCTTCGTCGTTCTCGAAGTCGTCGGACCGCCCTTTCCCGCCGGCTTCGACGCGGAGGGCAGCGACGACGCTGCGGGACGCGCCTTCGCCAGCGTCACCGGCGACCCCGACTCTTGGGTCGGTATCGGCGACCTCACGGGCCACGGAGCCGCTCCGTTCCTGATCCGCGCGCTCAGCGGCACGGGCACGAGCGGCGGCTTCCTGACAGTGACCCCCGCCTCGGGCACGCTCGCCCCGGCTGCCGACACCGCCCTCGCGCTCGACCTCGACGCCGCGCGGCTCTTCGCCGGCACGTACCAGCGCAACGTCGAGATCGTGGACGTCGCCACGGGCACGTTCTTCACCGTGCCGGTCACCCTCACGGTCACCGGTGAGGGCATCGTCGCCCTGAGCCAGGAGACCGTGGACATCGGCGAGGTATTCGTGGGCAGCGCGGGCGGCGTGACGATCACGGTCATCAACGGGGGAACGGCCCCGCTCACCATCACCGGCTCGCGCAGCACCGACCCGGAGCTTGAAGCGTTTGGGCTGCCGGTGGGCACGGTCCTCACGCCCGGCTCGGAAGTCCCGTTCGCCGTCCGCTTCGCTCCGAGCGCGCCCGGCCCGTTCACGGGCACGCTGACGGTCCTCGCCGATGTCGGTGAGGCCAGCGTGGCCGTGACGGCTACGGCCGTGGCCGCGCCCGTGGCCAGTGTGCGGCCGGACTCGCTCGCGGCGACGCTGCTGCCGGGGGACGCTGCATCGCTCCCGGTCACGATTGCCAACGCGGGCGACGGCGTGCTGTCGTACGGCGTCCTCATAGAGAACAGCGACGGGTTCCCGGGAGGGGACGACAGCGTGCTGGACTCCCTTTTCTACGACGACGGCAGCGCGCTCCCGGACAACCTCTTGGGCACGGGCGAGGTCGGCGCACCCTTCTTTCTCGCGCAGCGCTTCTCCACCGACCGCGCGTTCGCGCTCAACGCCGTCCGCGTCTTCGCCTCGACGATCCCGTTCGACCATCACGGAGAAGATCCCCCGCCGGACTCGACCTTCGACCCGCTCACGCTCTCGGTCGACATCTACGAAGTCGCAGACCCGAACGAGCCCACAGCGGGCGTACGGCTCGCTACCGCCACCACGGTCATCGACGAGATCTCGGACGACTTTGTCGCCGTGCCGCTCGGAGCTGCCGTCGAACTCGCAGCGGGGTCCGATGTCTTCATCGTCGTGGGCTACGCGGGCGTCAGCTTCCCGGCGGGCATCGACTCCTTCGGGACCGGCGATTTCGAAGGGCGTGCGTTCTTGAGCATCACCGGCGAGACGGGTGACTGGGGTCCGTTCCCCGACTACACCGGCGTGGGCACCCCCTCCGTACCCCTGATCCGCGCCCTCAGCCTGGACACCTCCGGGATCGTCGTCAGCGTGGACGCGCCCAACGGTCAGGTCGAGCCCGGCACCGAGACCGAGATTGCCGTCACGGTAGACGCGAGCACCGCCGAACCGGGCCTCTTCACGCGCACGCTCGTGGTCGTCACGAACGACCAGCAGCGGCCGCGCTTCGAGGTCCCCCTCGCGATCGTGGTCGAAGGCTCGGGCATGATGGCGCTTGCCGAAGGGTGGAACCTCGTCTCGTGGAACGTCGACCTGCCGGACCCCGCGCTCGAAGCCGTGTTGGCTGCGGTCTGGGAAGACGTAGAGGCCGTGCGCATGCTCGGGAGCGAGGGCTGGACGAGCTACGACGCGGCGGACCTCTCGGGGGCGGGCCTCAGCCTCCGGCCCGGCGAGGCGATCTGGGTGAAGATGCGCACCGGCCACCTGCTTCCGATGGAGGGCGAGCCGGTGCCAGTGAACGGGCTCGACCTCGACGCCGGTCTGAGCGCGGTCGCCTACCTCCCCGGCTTCGTCGACCTCGCCGACCACGCGTTTTCGAGCATCGCAGGCGCATCGGAGAGCGTCCAGAGCTTCCACAGCACCGGCGTGGCCTACGCCCCCGGCGTGCCCGCTGCGTTCCAGACGCTCGGCACCGTGCGGCCCGGCATGGGCTATCTCGCCCACACCTCCGCCCCCGTCCGGCTCGACTACCCGCTGGTGGCAGCCACGCACCCCTTCGAGGGCGTTCCGATGGGTGCCCTCGTGGCGGCTGAGCGCGAGGCGGGCGTGACGCCGTCGCCCGCGTGGATGAGCGTCTGGGGACAGGGCCTCGCCGGGCTCGCCGCCGGCACCCTCGTCACCGCCGTCGACCCCGACGGCGTCGTCAGCGGGGCGTTCACGGTCCAGACCGACGGCGCGATCGGGCTCATGGCGCTCTACGGCGACGACCCGGCGACCGAAGCCGACGAAGGGGCGCGCCCCGGCGACACGGTCGCGCTGCGCACCGAGGCGGGCGAGTTGGCCCGCGTCGTGTGGACCGAAGCGGGTGCCGTCCTCGACGTGTCGGGCCAGGCCGTGTCGAACGAGTCGGAGGCGGGCCTGCCCGCCACGTTCGCGCTGCGGAGCACCTACCCCAACCCCTTCGCCGGGCGGACCTCCGTGGCGTTCGACCTCGCCGCCGCTGCCGATGTCTCCCTGGACGTCTACGACGCCACCGGCCGGCGCGTCGCCACGCTCGTGCGCGGCCCGATGCCTGCCGGTGCCCACGAGGCGACGTGGGAGGCGCGCGGTGCGGCCAGCGGCCTCTACGTGGTCACGCTGCGCGCGGGCGACTTTCTCGCCACGCGCACGATGGTACTGGTGCGGTAG
- a CDS encoding glycoside hydrolase family 2 TIM barrel-domain containing protein produces the protein MLRALFLLVLTAATAQAQAVRPGGLFTPGEVRTADGSDDGVAVGANGGVAVSFDPTAEDRWAAFRDVPVGDETVSGFVFDGYLYTPARADSDRRRRRFGDDVTAEVRSNAHHLAFAREKNVEREIALFVTSLEGGTVRIEVPPSVLGIDRVLEFDLAPREGRFLLLNATGPTTRAPFTLPETVRASRLIPAWRFHAGDAPGAEAADFDDSGWQTVGPRHTWNAADALDQRGLADGLDVGPQYRRGVGWYRAVIDAPPAGQRAVLRLEGIGLRGEVFLNGESLGTTTRTYTRTEFDLTGRLRPSRNVVAVRADNRFRADVVPHAADYTFFGGLYRGAEVVTTGPTFAERVQVDTPQVSPSAAVVRVRTRVRGEGGPVRLVVRVEHPEGGVVASAVRDLAPEPGAATEVEQTLPLRLPLLWGPAHPHLYAVHATLYAADAAPGGTVERLPAEGEGYAALDHVTEPLGVRFFEWTPEAGFALNGQRLQLRGVNAHQDGGPDDAWAAGPDQARRDLELAKAMGANFVRIAHYPHHPATLAHADSLGLLVWAEVPFITSDPTAPGFADAASAMFRQMVERDYNHPSVVLWGTGNESLISWQTLEVQAAALALAKRLGDEAVRLDPSRLSVQAQNHVVDPAIMATANIQARNQYAGWYEDMPEDIGPRLDAYHAERPGDRLFLSEYGAGAQRGLWVDEAAAQPFDFSETWALRFHEAYLDALDERPFVAGGAVWHLFDFASHVKTGTLPHVNQKGLLTRDRRPKAAYYLYQSRWTDAPMAWLFAHTRTHREAGAQRIEAFTNAPRATLFVDGVAQGEAVRDGRSTRVGWDLPLAEGMRHLRLVAAWPDGRTATDEAAVFVVPPGTLDADTAAPVQLDGDN, from the coding sequence ATGCTCCGTGCCCTCTTCCTCCTCGTGCTCACCGCTGCGACGGCGCAGGCGCAGGCTGTCCGTCCCGGCGGCCTCTTCACACCCGGCGAGGTGCGCACCGCCGACGGCTCGGACGACGGCGTTGCGGTCGGGGCAAACGGCGGCGTTGCCGTCTCGTTCGACCCGACGGCCGAGGACCGGTGGGCCGCGTTCCGCGACGTGCCAGTCGGCGATGAAACCGTCAGCGGGTTCGTCTTTGATGGCTACCTCTACACGCCCGCCCGCGCCGACTCCGACCGCCGTCGCCGCCGGTTCGGGGACGACGTGACCGCCGAGGTTCGCTCGAACGCCCACCACCTCGCCTTCGCCCGCGAGAAAAACGTCGAGCGCGAGATCGCCCTTTTCGTGACGAGCCTGGAGGGCGGCACGGTCCGCATCGAGGTCCCGCCGTCCGTACTCGGGATCGACCGGGTGCTGGAGTTCGACCTCGCCCCGCGCGAGGGACGCTTCCTCCTCCTCAACGCTACCGGCCCCACGACGCGCGCGCCGTTCACACTGCCCGAGACGGTCCGGGCCTCCAGGCTCATTCCGGCGTGGCGCTTCCATGCGGGTGACGCGCCGGGTGCCGAAGCCGCCGACTTCGACGACAGCGGCTGGCAGACTGTCGGGCCGCGCCATACCTGGAACGCCGCCGACGCGCTCGACCAGCGCGGTCTCGCCGACGGCCTCGATGTTGGCCCGCAGTACCGGCGCGGGGTCGGGTGGTACCGGGCCGTGATCGACGCGCCGCCCGCTGGGCAGCGGGCCGTGCTCCGGCTCGAAGGCATCGGGCTGCGCGGCGAAGTATTCCTCAACGGCGAGTCGCTCGGCACCACCACGCGGACCTACACCCGGACCGAGTTCGACCTGACCGGTCGGCTCCGGCCGAGCCGCAACGTCGTCGCCGTACGCGCCGACAACCGGTTCCGCGCGGACGTCGTCCCGCACGCGGCGGACTACACCTTCTTCGGCGGGCTGTACCGCGGGGCCGAGGTCGTGACAACCGGCCCGACGTTCGCCGAGCGCGTGCAGGTGGATACACCTCAGGTGTCGCCGTCGGCGGCAGTGGTTCGGGTTCGCACGCGCGTTCGGGGTGAGGGCGGGCCAGTCCGGCTCGTGGTCCGCGTCGAGCACCCCGAGGGTGGCGTCGTGGCGAGCGCCGTGCGCGACCTCGCGCCCGAACCCGGCGCGGCGACCGAGGTCGAGCAGACGCTTCCGCTCCGGCTACCCCTCCTGTGGGGACCGGCGCACCCGCACCTCTACGCCGTCCACGCCACACTCTACGCGGCCGACGCCGCGCCCGGCGGGACTGTCGAGCGGCTGCCCGCCGAGGGCGAGGGCTACGCCGCGCTCGACCACGTCACCGAGCCGCTCGGCGTGCGCTTCTTCGAGTGGACACCGGAGGCCGGGTTCGCGCTCAACGGGCAGCGCCTCCAACTCCGGGGCGTCAACGCCCACCAGGACGGCGGACCGGACGACGCGTGGGCTGCCGGCCCGGACCAGGCCCGGCGCGACCTCGAACTCGCCAAGGCGATGGGAGCCAATTTCGTCCGGATCGCTCACTACCCGCACCACCCGGCGACGCTCGCCCACGCTGACAGCCTCGGGCTGCTCGTCTGGGCCGAGGTCCCGTTCATCACCTCCGACCCCACGGCACCCGGCTTTGCCGACGCCGCGAGCGCCATGTTCCGGCAGATGGTCGAGCGCGACTACAACCACCCGAGCGTCGTGCTGTGGGGGACCGGCAACGAGTCGCTCATCTCGTGGCAGACGCTCGAGGTGCAGGCCGCCGCGCTCGCCCTCGCCAAGCGGCTCGGCGACGAAGCCGTTCGGCTCGACCCGTCGCGGCTGAGCGTGCAGGCGCAGAACCACGTCGTGGATCCCGCGATCATGGCGACCGCCAACATCCAGGCCCGGAACCAGTACGCCGGGTGGTACGAGGATATGCCGGAGGACATCGGCCCGAGGCTGGATGCCTACCACGCCGAGCGCCCAGGGGACCGGCTCTTCCTCTCTGAGTACGGCGCGGGGGCGCAGCGCGGGCTGTGGGTGGACGAGGCTGCCGCCCAGCCCTTCGACTTCTCCGAGACCTGGGCCCTCCGGTTCCACGAGGCCTACCTCGACGCGCTCGACGAGCGCCCGTTCGTCGCCGGGGGCGCGGTGTGGCACCTGTTCGACTTCGCCAGCCACGTCAAGACGGGCACGCTCCCGCACGTCAACCAGAAGGGCCTGCTGACGCGCGACCGCCGGCCGAAGGCCGCCTACTACCTCTACCAGAGCCGCTGGACCGACGCGCCGATGGCCTGGCTCTTCGCCCACACCCGCACCCACCGCGAGGCCGGAGCGCAGCGCATCGAGGCCTTCACGAACGCGCCGCGGGCGACGCTCTTCGTGGACGGCGTCGCGCAGGGTGAGGCCGTCCGCGACGGGCGCTCGACGCGCGTCGGCTGGGACCTCCCCCTTGCTGAGGGTATGCGGCACCTCCGCCTCGTCGCCGCGTGGCCCGACGGCCGGACCGCGACCGACGAGGCTGCGGTGTTCGTCGTTCCACCCGGTACGCTCGATGCCGACACCGCCGCGCCCGTTCAACTCGACGGCGACAACTGA
- the uxaC gene encoding glucuronate isomerase — MPEPLTLHPDRHFDPDPTVRAAARQIYEATRDLPIVSPHGHVDPALLAEDRPFPEPTELLVAPDHYVFRMLYSQGIGLDDLGIPRADGTRADVDPRAVWRLFCSHYYLFAGTPTRAWLDYELHEVFGVEVVPSPETADRVYGQITERLASPEYRPRALFDRFGIEVLATTDAASDDLRHHAAIREANATGAWSGRVIPTFRPDAVMRIARAGWRDEIGALERAVGFEVGDYAAFVRALEDRRAFFREMGATATDHAAETPRTERLPEAEAERLFDRALRGEATPADEADFAAHLLMELARMSAADGLVMQLHAGSLRDHNDALADRYGPDMGADIPLRTEWTRNLRPLLAAYGNSERFRLIVFTLDESTYARELAPLAGHYPALLLGPPWWFHDSVEGMRRFRERTTETAGFFNTAGFNDDTRAFCSIPARHDLARRVDANYLGGLVARHQLSAAEARDIATALTVELPRRAYRLGTMEQEGVAVHRS, encoded by the coding sequence ATGCCCGAGCCGCTCACGCTCCACCCCGACCGCCACTTCGACCCGGACCCGACCGTCCGGGCGGCGGCGCGCCAGATTTACGAGGCCACGCGGGACCTTCCGATCGTCAGCCCGCACGGGCACGTCGACCCGGCGCTCCTCGCCGAGGACCGGCCGTTCCCCGAGCCGACCGAGCTTCTCGTCGCGCCAGACCACTACGTCTTTCGGATGCTCTACAGCCAGGGCATTGGCCTCGACGACCTCGGCATCCCGCGAGCCGACGGGACGCGGGCCGACGTGGACCCTCGAGCCGTGTGGCGGCTCTTTTGCTCGCACTACTACCTCTTCGCCGGAACGCCGACGCGGGCGTGGCTGGACTACGAGTTGCACGAGGTCTTCGGCGTCGAGGTGGTCCCGAGCCCTGAGACCGCCGACCGCGTCTACGGCCAGATAACCGAGCGTCTCGCCTCGCCCGAGTACCGCCCGCGCGCACTCTTCGACCGGTTCGGGATCGAGGTCCTCGCCACGACCGATGCTGCGTCCGACGACCTTCGGCACCACGCTGCAATCCGCGAAGCCAACGCCACCGGCGCGTGGTCCGGCCGCGTGATCCCGACGTTCCGGCCCGACGCCGTGATGCGCATCGCCCGAGCCGGATGGCGCGACGAGATCGGTGCGCTCGAACGAGCCGTCGGGTTCGAAGTCGGGGACTACGCTGCGTTCGTGCGGGCGCTTGAAGACCGGCGGGCGTTTTTCCGCGAGATGGGGGCAACCGCGACGGACCACGCCGCCGAGACGCCGCGCACCGAGCGGCTGCCCGAGGCCGAAGCCGAGCGGCTGTTCGACCGAGCGCTGCGGGGCGAGGCGACACCCGCCGACGAGGCCGACTTCGCGGCGCACCTCCTGATGGAGCTAGCCCGGATGAGCGCTGCCGACGGCCTCGTGATGCAGCTCCACGCCGGCTCGCTCCGCGACCACAACGACGCCCTCGCCGACAGGTACGGCCCCGACATGGGCGCGGACATCCCGCTCCGCACCGAGTGGACCCGCAACCTCCGGCCGCTCCTCGCCGCCTACGGCAACAGCGAGCGGTTCCGGCTCATCGTCTTCACGCTCGACGAGAGCACCTACGCCCGCGAACTCGCCCCGCTCGCCGGGCACTACCCCGCGCTGCTCCTCGGTCCGCCGTGGTGGTTCCACGACTCGGTCGAGGGCATGCGCCGCTTCCGCGAGCGGACCACCGAGACCGCCGGGTTCTTCAACACCGCCGGGTTCAACGATGACACCCGCGCCTTCTGCTCGATTCCGGCCCGCCACGACCTCGCCCGGCGCGTAGACGCCAACTACCTCGGCGGCCTCGTCGCCCGGCACCAACTCTCCGCTGCTGAGGCGCGCGACATCGCCACCGCGCTTACCGTCGAGCTGCCCCGGCGGGCGTACCGGCTCGGTACGATGGAGCAGGAGGGCGTCGCGGTGCATCGGTCGTGA
- a CDS encoding rhodanese-like domain-containing protein, whose amino-acid sequence MNRCAFALLLAALGGAAGCAPSEEGSLSWRGVDRLIERDFPDVESISADSLAAWLGDAGRVPPVLVDVREAEEYAVSHLPGAVRIDPDAPASALRDTLGRFGPGRAVVLYCSVGYRSARLAARFGTADRPVQNLDGSIFRWANEGRPVVRDGESVREVHPYDAVWGRLLSRDLRAR is encoded by the coding sequence ATGAACCGATGCGCGTTCGCCTTGCTCCTCGCCGCGCTCGGCGGTGCGGCGGGCTGCGCGCCGTCCGAGGAGGGTTCGCTCTCGTGGCGCGGCGTGGACCGCCTCATCGAGCGGGACTTCCCCGACGTCGAGTCCATCTCAGCCGACAGCCTCGCGGCGTGGCTCGGCGACGCGGGGCGCGTCCCGCCGGTGCTCGTGGACGTGCGCGAGGCGGAGGAATACGCCGTGAGCCACCTCCCCGGTGCCGTCCGCATCGACCCTGACGCTCCCGCCAGCGCGCTGCGCGACACGCTCGGGCGCTTCGGCCCCGGCCGGGCTGTGGTGCTGTACTGCTCGGTCGGCTACCGGTCGGCGCGCCTCGCCGCGCGCTTCGGCACGGCGGACCGGCCGGTACAGAACCTCGACGGCTCCATCTTCCGGTGGGCCAACGAAGGCCGACCGGTCGTCCGCGACGGAGAATCGGTGCGCGAGGTGCATCCCTACGATGCCGTGTGGGGCCGCCTGCTGTCCCGCGACCTCCGCGCGAGGTAG